From a single Cytophagales bacterium WSM2-2 genomic region:
- a CDS encoding 1-acyl-sn-glycerol-3-phosphate acyltransferase → MNAIRTLHTYYAVLVFTILFIVLFPFLLVPILFPSLFRLTGIINRWWAKLLFIFIFIPFQVEEKKRLDRKKNYIFCSNHFSYLDIPTMGLNPVNTIFVGKSAMEKVPLFGFMYRRLHITVDRESLRSRGNTMIASMKAIDEGKSLVIYPEGGMATKAAPQMVPFKDGAFRTAIEKQIPIVPVTIPHNWLILPDAIPMQLHWGKVKMLLHEPIETTGMTLDDVSHLKAKTFQIIESELKKQNG, encoded by the coding sequence ATGAATGCCATTCGCACCCTGCACACATACTATGCAGTGCTCGTCTTTACAATTCTCTTTATCGTGCTTTTTCCATTTTTGCTTGTTCCTATTTTATTCCCTTCGCTATTCCGACTGACAGGTATCATCAACCGATGGTGGGCAAAACTTCTTTTCATTTTCATTTTTATTCCTTTTCAAGTGGAAGAGAAAAAACGACTGGATAGGAAAAAGAACTACATCTTCTGCTCGAATCACTTTTCTTACCTGGATATACCAACGATGGGCCTGAATCCGGTAAACACCATTTTTGTTGGGAAGAGTGCCATGGAGAAGGTCCCGCTGTTCGGATTTATGTACCGGAGATTGCACATCACAGTTGATCGTGAAAGTCTTCGCAGTCGTGGAAATACGATGATCGCCTCAATGAAGGCCATCGATGAAGGGAAGAGCCTGGTCATCTATCCGGAGGGAGGGATGGCTACAAAGGCAGCGCCTCAAATGGTTCCTTTCAAAGACGGGGCTTTTCGCACAGCTATTGAAAAACAGATTCCCATTGTACCTGTAACGATCCCGCATAACTGGTTGATACTTCCTGATGCAATACCAATGCAATTGCATTGGGGAAAAGTGAAAATGCTACTCCATGAGCCCATTGAAACCACGGGTATGACCCTGGATGATGTTAGTCATCTCAAGGCAAAGACTTTTCAAATAATTGAATCCGAGCTGAAGAAACAAAACGGATAA